A stretch of the Aphis gossypii isolate Hap1 chromosome 2, ASM2018417v2, whole genome shotgun sequence genome encodes the following:
- the LOC114128587 gene encoding serine protease filzig-like → MNYTMYIFGLILFIGMVSSSIIGSISITKTTVIGFLASEFQSTTGLKLTTVLETSTLTNENDDDDCICTPYHQCKSYKAAPDGNELIDVRINVAPCQSYFDVCCNDTKITSTEKYESNVPDATPTNCYCLGPEDYSKEPNIDQTDVTKKPSYTEMPFDGHTVDHTKETYVSHNEDNTKKPYDGQSNEYHKHTSEGPKEDYTKKPYDGHTEDHTKKTYVSHNEDNTKKPYDSQSNEYHKHTSEGPKEDYTKKPYDGHTEDHTKETYVSHNEDNTKKPYDGQSNEYPKHTSEGPKEDYTKKPYDGHTEDHTKETYVSHNEDNTKKPYDGQSNEYPKHTSEGPKEDYTKKPYDGHTEDHTKKTYVSHNEDNTKKPYESQTEEYTKNPYDHPKEDYTKNPHDGQSGYITKEPSVDNTYEVTDKSNNPEHIISTEPDKTSYDHHHVQHKCGTWNKYGAGFRIGNTPDGESQFGEFPSMVAIFKEELSKDGEKNLVLNCGGSLIEKDVILTAAHCVIKKDISTLVVRAGEWDLKTEKELLSHQDRRVSKIVTHPDYYAGGLYNDVALIFTENPFSLQDNIQLMCLPSSNDIFINDMCYSSGWGKTVSYNNYTIVKKTESGKIKESGLYQVSILKKVELPIVPRSKCMDILRTTRLGPKFVLHDSFICAGGIEGKDTCKGDGGSPLMCPYKDDPDHLVQVGIVAWGINCGLADIPAAYVNVAGFVYWIKNEIEKRRY, encoded by the exons ATG AATTACACcatgtatatttttggtttGATATTGTTTATCGGGATGGTTTCATCATCGATAATCGGATCAATATCTATTACAAAAACAACAGTGATCGGTTTTTTGGCATCTGAATTTCAGTCCACAACAGGACTCAAGTTAACGACCGTTTTGGAAACTTCAACtctaacaaatgaaaatgATGATGACGATTGTATCTGCACGCCTTATCATCAGTGCAAATCTTATAAAGCGGCTCCTGATGGTAACGAGCTTATAGATGTAAG AATAAACGTAGCTCCATGTCAAAGTTATTTTGATGTTTGTTGCAATGATACAAAAATTACTTCAACTGAAAAGTATGAGTCAAATGTTCCTGATGCTACACCTACTAACTGTTATTGTCTTGGTCCTGAAGATTATAGCAAAGAACCAAATATTGACCAAACAGATGTTACTAAAAAACCATCTTATACTGAGATGCCATTCGACGGCCATACAGTGGATCATACTAAAGAAACATATGTTAGCCATAATGAAGATAACACAAAAAAGCCGTACGACGGTCAATCAAATGAGTATCATAAGCACACGTCGGAAGGCCCAAAAGaagattatactaaaaaaccCTACGACGGGCATACAGAGGATCatactaaaaaaacatatgttaGCCATAATGAAGATAACACAAAAAAGCCGTACGACAGTCAATCAAATGAGTATCATAAACACACGTCGGAAGGCCCAAAAGaagattatactaaaaaacctTACGACGGTCATACAGAGGATCATACTAAAGAAACATATGTTAGCCATAATGAAGATAATACAAAAAAGCCGTACGACGGTCAATCGAATGAGTATCCTAAGCACACGTCGGAAGGCCCAAAAGaagattatactaaaaaacctTACGACGGTCATACAGAGGATCATACTAAAGAAACATATGTTAGCCATAATGAAGATAATACAAAAAAGCCGTACGACGGTCAATCGAATGAGTATCCTAAGCACACGTCGGAAGGCCCAAAAGaagattatactaaaaaaccCTACGACGGGCATACAGAGGATCatactaaaaaaacatatgttaGCCATAATGAAGATAACACTAAAAAGCCTTATGAAAGTCAAACAGAAGAGTACACAAAAAATCCGTATGACCACCCAAAAGAAGATTATACTAAGAATCCGCATGACGGCCAATCAGGATATATTACTAAAGAACCGTCTGTAGATAATACGTACGAGGTGAcagataaatcaaataatcctgaacatattatttcaactgAACCCGATAAAACCTCTTATGATCATCATCATGTACAACATAAATGTGGTACTTGGAATAAATATGGAGCTGGTTTTAGAATTGGAAATACACCTGATGGTGAATCACAGTTTGGTGAATTTCCCTCAATGGTGGCTATATTCAAAGAAGAATTATCAAAAGACGGCgaaaaaaatcttgtattgaATTGTGGGGGTTCGTTAATCGAAAAAGACGTCATTTTAACAGCCGCTCATTGCGTGATAAA gaaagaTATTTCAACATTGGTCGTTCGCGCAGGTGAATGGgatttaaaaacagaaaaagaACTACTTAGCCACCAAGATCGAAGagtatcaaaaattgttactCATCCTGATTATTACGCAGGAGGACTTTATAATGACGTGGCTTTAATTTTTACCGAAAATCCATTTTCTTTACAAGATAATATTCAACTTATGTGCTTACCTTCgtcaaatgatatttttataaatgacatGTGTTACTCGAGTGGTTGGGGTAAAACTGtttcttacaataattatactattgttaAGAAAACAGAATCAGGAAAAATTA aagAATCTGGTCTATATCAAGTCAGTATATTGAAAAAGGTTGAACTCCCGATTGTTCCTCGAAGTAAATGCATGGACATTCTCAGGACTACTAGACTTGGACCAAAATTTGTACTGCATGATAGTTTTATATGCGCCGGTGGTATAGAAGGAAAAGACACGTGTAAA GGTGATGGTGGCAGTCCATTGATGTGTCCTTACAAAGATGATCCAGATCATTTAGTTCAAGTTGGTATTGTGGCTTGGGGTATCAATTGCGGTCTGGCAGATATACCTGCGGCTTATGTTAACGTGGCCGGTTTCGTGTACTGGATTAAAAACGAAATAGAAAAAAGAAGATAttga